One Nostoc sp. NIES-3756 genomic window carries:
- a CDS encoding competence protein CoiA family protein: MWLKYGVDKDGYLVCIEDVSSGKTLLKCPYCQGGLIAKKGKVKEHHFAHDDETCHPVAKREFPTVPLYDNFNIELAGKDLKQLKLLWREYGAKNYPISGDLVFPGLLKAGVLRKNIYLKPTGYEFSNLGKIPVGALDFQGFNAVQEPLILKKLLKLELALKHAQHKNAIDLEYRLTDLKLYCAQLKRILSCILYFLEIKTNIGTLYKIGVTTRPIIKRIAEVERDLIPHYGTVTIKVLDSWAHRGNVELYFKHRYLEFNHPIGSLTEYYKFNAENIKIVLSELQQMQPKALSQEEIKILEDNSSLIQIAV; the protein is encoded by the coding sequence ATGTGGTTAAAATACGGTGTAGATAAAGATGGCTATCTAGTATGTATTGAAGATGTCAGCAGTGGTAAAACTTTACTTAAGTGTCCTTATTGCCAGGGTGGTTTAATTGCTAAAAAAGGTAAAGTCAAAGAACATCATTTTGCCCATGATGACGAAACTTGTCACCCTGTAGCTAAAAGGGAATTTCCCACTGTACCACTATATGACAATTTTAATATTGAACTAGCTGGTAAAGATTTAAAGCAATTAAAACTGCTGTGGAGAGAATACGGAGCTAAAAATTATCCTATTAGTGGTGACTTAGTATTTCCTGGCTTATTGAAAGCTGGAGTATTAAGAAAAAACATATATTTAAAACCAACGGGTTATGAATTTAGTAATTTGGGGAAAATTCCTGTGGGAGCTTTAGATTTCCAGGGATTCAACGCAGTGCAAGAACCGCTAATACTGAAAAAACTGCTGAAATTAGAGTTAGCTTTGAAACACGCTCAACATAAAAATGCCATTGATTTGGAATACAGACTAACAGATTTAAAATTGTACTGCGCTCAACTTAAACGCATCTTATCTTGCATACTGTATTTTTTAGAAATTAAAACTAATATCGGCACTTTATACAAAATAGGAGTTACCACTAGACCCATTATCAAGCGAATAGCAGAGGTAGAAAGAGATTTAATTCCACACTACGGCACTGTTACTATTAAAGTATTGGATAGTTGGGCGCACAGGGGCAATGTAGAGTTATATTTTAAACACCGCTATCTAGAATTTAATCATCCCATTGGGAGTTTAACAGAGTATTACAAATTTAATGCAGAAAATATCAAAATTGTCTTAAGCGAGTTACAACAAATGCAACCTAAAGCACTTTCTCAAGAAGAAATAAAGATTCTTGAAGATAATTCAAGCTTAATCCAAATTGCTGTGTAG
- a CDS encoding tyrosine-type recombinase/integrase, producing MSGRIVKVNNDTLPSVMDWWTQPDVLAMLLAQKRSQSTRRAYDWDIKDFFARMFGVESTAEWVVRFLALPGAQALGWVVKYKAKLIEQGLSEATVNRRLAALRALVHQGRVLGVCGYTLEDIKGETVIKYRDTTGVTPQEFKQILLTCDRTTAKGVRDYALLRLLWDNALRRGEIGKLKMGDFDRQNSKLMVLGKGRGSQREAIDLTPKTRDAICYWLVFRGLASTKDALFVALDKNTPGHPLSDTGLAKMVRTRAKQANITKPLSPHRIRHSSITAALDAGQSVREVQKMSRHIKLETLMIYDDNRQQHQLKVSSVLADLV from the coding sequence ATGTCTGGTCGCATCGTAAAAGTCAATAATGATACTCTGCCTTCGGTAATGGATTGGTGGACTCAACCGGATGTGTTGGCGATGTTGTTGGCACAGAAGCGTAGTCAGTCCACCCGTAGGGCCTATGACTGGGACATTAAAGATTTTTTTGCCAGGATGTTTGGGGTGGAATCGACTGCGGAATGGGTGGTACGATTTTTGGCACTGCCGGGGGCGCAAGCCTTGGGGTGGGTGGTTAAGTACAAAGCCAAGCTGATTGAGCAGGGGTTATCGGAGGCTACGGTTAACCGACGGTTAGCAGCTCTACGGGCGCTGGTGCATCAAGGTAGGGTGTTGGGGGTTTGTGGTTACACCTTGGAGGATATCAAGGGTGAGACTGTTATTAAATATCGAGATACCACTGGTGTTACTCCCCAAGAATTTAAGCAGATTCTTTTGACTTGCGATCGGACAACGGCGAAGGGAGTCAGGGATTATGCTTTGCTGCGCTTGCTTTGGGATAATGCGCTGCGCCGGGGGGAGATTGGAAAATTAAAGATGGGTGATTTTGACCGTCAAAATAGCAAACTCATGGTTTTGGGTAAGGGCAGGGGTAGTCAGCGAGAGGCGATTGATTTGACTCCCAAGACTAGGGATGCAATTTGTTATTGGTTGGTGTTTCGGGGGTTAGCATCAACTAAAGATGCGTTGTTTGTGGCGTTAGATAAGAATACGCCGGGGCATCCTTTATCAGATACGGGGCTGGCCAAGATGGTGAGAACACGGGCCAAACAGGCGAATATTACTAAGCCGTTATCACCGCACCGCATTCGGCACAGTTCAATTACGGCGGCGTTGGATGCGGGGCAGAGTGTGCGGGAGGTGCAGAAGATGAGTCGGCACATCAAGTTGGAGACGTTGATGATTTATGACGACAATCGACAGCAGCACCAGTTGAAGGTGAGTAGTGTGTTGGCGGATTTGGTTTGA
- a CDS encoding ParA family protein: protein MRIIAIVNGKGGSAKTTTSVNLAAILAEKSKVLLVDADPQGSATWWAERNERDFELAKETDTNELLKLKKVKGFDFIIVDTPPALHFDALKITIDAADFVVLPSPPAPMDLQALIETVQASIMPAKVKFRVLLTRVDPRSLGKALDAQQALMQGGIPAFNGFVRAYAVHEQAALDGIPITQVRGKVAREAEGDYRRIADELLREVNTHG, encoded by the coding sequence GTGCGTATTATTGCTATTGTGAACGGAAAGGGAGGGTCAGCTAAGACGACAACTAGCGTCAATCTAGCAGCCATCCTTGCTGAGAAATCAAAAGTATTATTGGTAGATGCAGATCCTCAAGGTTCTGCTACTTGGTGGGCAGAGCGCAATGAGCGAGATTTTGAACTAGCCAAGGAAACGGATACAAATGAGTTGTTAAAACTTAAAAAGGTAAAAGGCTTTGATTTTATTATCGTGGACACTCCGCCAGCACTCCACTTTGATGCACTGAAAATTACTATCGATGCAGCTGATTTTGTTGTGCTGCCATCTCCGCCAGCCCCAATGGATCTTCAGGCGCTAATAGAAACAGTACAAGCATCAATAATGCCAGCAAAAGTTAAGTTCCGAGTTTTATTAACCCGTGTTGATCCGCGTAGTTTAGGTAAGGCGCTTGATGCTCAACAAGCATTGATGCAAGGGGGTATTCCTGCATTTAACGGATTTGTTAGGGCTTATGCTGTTCATGAACAAGCTGCTCTTGATGGCATACCAATTACTCAAGTTCGGGGAAAAGTGGCTCGTGAAGCCGAAGGGGATTATCGGCGTATTGCTGATGAGCTTTTAAGAGAGGTGAATACTCATGGCTAA
- a CDS encoding type I restriction endonuclease subunit R, which produces MVQTIQARDISLYELEENFGLELVPNTEFFTEWTENLPLLTDNEQLSLERVKSNYLNLTKRRPMSEEVVKMVVLSPLLDLAGFYQPNFEIETETSTEISAIDESVIVKGSIDVLVVNKRLWILVIESKSTKFDVISALPQALAYMLDTPNVERPTFGLLINGREFVFVKLVQAEKPKYARSDALSIEKQNEFQQVLSVLKKLGELI; this is translated from the coding sequence ATGGTACAAACAATCCAAGCGCGGGATATCAGTCTTTACGAACTAGAGGAAAATTTTGGGTTGGAGTTAGTTCCCAACACTGAATTTTTCACAGAATGGACAGAAAATTTACCCTTACTAACGGATAACGAACAATTATCTTTAGAACGAGTAAAAAGTAATTATTTAAACTTAACTAAACGCCGTCCCATGTCAGAAGAAGTAGTGAAGATGGTTGTACTGTCTCCACTGCTTGATTTAGCTGGTTTTTATCAACCTAATTTCGAGATTGAAACAGAAACCTCTACTGAAATTTCTGCTATTGATGAAAGTGTTATTGTTAAAGGTAGTATTGATGTTTTAGTCGTAAATAAAAGGCTTTGGATACTTGTTATTGAATCTAAAAGCACTAAATTTGATGTAATATCTGCACTACCTCAAGCACTTGCTTATATGCTCGACACTCCCAATGTTGAACGACCGACTTTTGGGTTACTTATCAACGGTAGAGAGTTTGTTTTTGTCAAGCTAGTTCAGGCAGAAAAGCCAAAATATGCTCGGTCTGATGCTTTATCAATAGAAAAACAAAATGAATTTCAGCAGGTTTTAAGTGTACTAAAGAAACTTGGTGAATTAATTTGA